Proteins co-encoded in one Bacillus paramycoides genomic window:
- a CDS encoding L,D-transpeptidase, with protein sequence MRKLCFVILLFFILPVSAFADTDHLILVNLTTNQLSFFENGNYTKTFPVTTGRDRTPTPEGNFCIITKYKNKEYHRKKIAGGAPNNPLGTRWLGLDKNEYAIHGTNREWTIGSRESNGCIRMHDRDIQWLYDRVQLQTKVIISRFHTSPEYEANKLGYRVVSWNGRKVEEEQIGVLTLVDRADIYWQEPNGQLTKVKTVLPNERYPVYSKRKDGIYYIGNNLYIVDETGEKIRYEQIPSSVLSNIYKRKYNVP encoded by the coding sequence ATGAGAAAATTATGTTTCGTCATACTATTATTTTTCATCCTACCGGTTAGTGCCTTTGCTGATACAGATCATCTAATATTAGTGAACCTTACGACAAACCAATTATCTTTTTTTGAAAATGGAAATTATACAAAAACATTCCCCGTAACAACTGGAAGAGATCGTACCCCTACGCCTGAAGGTAATTTTTGTATTATAACTAAATATAAAAATAAAGAATACCATCGAAAAAAAATAGCTGGTGGTGCACCGAATAACCCTCTTGGTACGAGATGGCTTGGACTAGATAAAAATGAATATGCGATTCACGGGACAAATCGGGAATGGACAATTGGAAGTAGGGAATCAAATGGTTGTATCCGTATGCATGACAGAGATATACAGTGGCTATATGACCGAGTCCAATTACAAACAAAAGTAATCATTTCCCGTTTTCATACGAGCCCTGAATATGAAGCGAATAAGCTTGGTTACCGAGTTGTGAGCTGGAATGGTCGTAAAGTAGAGGAAGAGCAAATTGGCGTGCTTACGTTAGTAGACCGTGCCGATATATATTGGCAAGAACCAAATGGGCAGTTAACGAAGGTGAAAACGGTATTGCCGAATGAAAGATATCCAGTGTATTCAAAACGAAAAGATGGAATATATTATATAGGAAACAATTTGTATATTGTGGATGAAACAGGAGAAAAAATTCGTTATGAGCAAATTCCTTCTTCGGTTTTAAGTAATATATATAAAAGGAAATATAATGTTCCGTAA
- the scrK gene encoding fructokinase, giving the protein MRNVFCIGELLIDFVCRNTNVSLVNGSDFEKKAGGAPANVAAAITKLGGHATFMGQVGNDPFGEFLEQTLQHAHVDTSMLIKDKQTTLAFVSIDQNGERDFTFMRGADGEYHFNSIDLSKIKTNDLIHFGSATALLSSPLKDTYFQLLQHARESGQFISFDPNYRNALITNTEQFIQDCLTFIKHAHFVKVSQEEAIMLSKESDSQQSALKLLNHGAKAVAITLGKDGTLLATKDKQTIVPSISIQQVDTTGAGDAFVGAMLYQIAKSEQMFPHNFEDLTTFISFANKVGALTCTNYGAISSLPSLTDVKAYE; this is encoded by the coding sequence ATGAGAAATGTCTTTTGTATCGGTGAACTATTAATTGATTTCGTTTGCCGAAATACCAATGTTTCTTTAGTAAACGGTTCAGATTTCGAGAAAAAGGCTGGTGGAGCACCTGCTAACGTTGCTGCTGCTATTACAAAATTAGGTGGACACGCTACATTTATGGGACAAGTAGGAAACGATCCATTTGGTGAATTTCTTGAACAAACTTTACAACATGCACATGTGGACACTTCCATGCTCATCAAGGATAAACAAACCACACTTGCATTCGTATCTATCGACCAAAATGGTGAGCGCGATTTTACCTTTATGCGTGGCGCAGACGGTGAATATCATTTCAATAGCATTGATTTATCAAAAATAAAAACGAATGATTTAATCCATTTTGGTTCAGCGACAGCTTTATTGTCCAGCCCGTTAAAAGACACGTATTTTCAACTTCTACAGCATGCAAGAGAAAGTGGCCAGTTTATTTCTTTTGATCCAAATTACCGAAATGCGCTCATTACAAATACCGAACAATTTATTCAAGATTGCTTAACTTTTATAAAACATGCTCATTTTGTAAAAGTAAGTCAAGAAGAAGCGATTATGCTTTCTAAAGAAAGTGATTCACAACAATCTGCACTCAAATTATTAAATCACGGTGCGAAAGCCGTAGCTATTACACTCGGAAAAGACGGTACTCTTCTTGCAACAAAGGATAAGCAAACGATTGTACCTTCTATCTCTATTCAACAAGTTGATACTACTGGTGCTGGTGATGCTTTCGTTGGAGCGATGTTATACCAAATTGCTAAAAGTGAACAAATGTTTCCTCATAATTTTGAAGATTTAACAACGTTTATCTCCTTTGCAAATAAAGTAGGTGCTCTCACATGTACAAATTACGGAGCCATTTCCTCTCTTCCATCATTAACAGATGTAAAAGCATACGAATAA